In one window of Hymenobacter nivis DNA:
- a CDS encoding VanZ family protein: MPTPLPPARRPYAALPLLWAAFMLLLTLTPARDMPVTPVWELLSFDTAAHAGVFGVLAALSWFSLRRQRRWPVLAQQATAVVLAGCVAFGALIEVLQYLMAQGRHAEWSDLLGDSIGALLALVLAAVLARRRPVAAWV, encoded by the coding sequence ATGCCGACTCCGTTGCCGCCGGCCCGCCGGCCCTACGCCGCGCTGCCCTTGCTGTGGGCCGCGTTCATGCTGCTGCTCACCCTCACGCCGGCCCGCGATATGCCCGTTACGCCCGTCTGGGAGCTGCTTTCCTTCGACACAGCCGCCCACGCGGGCGTGTTTGGGGTGCTGGCCGCCCTCAGCTGGTTTTCGCTGCGGCGGCAGCGCCGCTGGCCGGTGCTGGCCCAGCAGGCCACCGCGGTGGTACTGGCCGGCTGCGTCGCCTTCGGGGCCCTCATCGAAGTGCTGCAATACCTCATGGCCCAGGGCCGCCACGCCGAATGGTCGGACCTGCTCGGCGACAGCATCGGGGCCCTGCTGGCCCTGGTGCTGGCCGCCGTGCTGGCCCGTCGCCGCCCGGTCGCCGCCTGGGTATAG
- a CDS encoding TonB-dependent receptor — MLPNRTVFFRGLLLVLLAWTTTARAQVTTSAISGKVTSDKGEDLIGVTVVATNVPTGTKRGTGTEPDGRFSIPNLAPGGPYSVTVTYVGYKEQTIGGVFLTLGNTTRLNVVLVTEAQQLNEVVVVGNTEVTKTGAGTNVGRAAIQQLPTISRSIQDFTRLDPRASNGSFAGTSFRYNNITLDGAVNNDAIGFSPSLGGQGGTSGLPGSSARANPISLDAIQEIQAQVAPFDVKLGNFTGGSINAVTRSGTNDFHGSVYGYGRNQGITGRSIDGADTKIGSAYHDYQTGVRLGGAIIKNKLFFFGNYEIARRNEPQFYAAGAPGSPVSIGLAQDITSKLQNTYGYNVGAYGDYNIYANSNKLFGRLDWNVDDKTSITLRHNYVKSEATNLERSNSLFKFGSQDFVQNNLQNSTVLEVKSNFTNKLSNNLILGYTNIHDYRSLLGGQASVFPAVQINNVGLNANNGYLGSNQILLGSDREASIFNTRTKTFEITDNLTYYTGAHALTLGTHNELYKVDYGFINSWNGRIEYNNVAQFLNDQPSRIRGTYNIADNTYANNYNNPSASFNINLYSAYLQDEWTVSDRLKISPGIRFDLTSLPTPPVLNTALVNVGAVTANGVTSTNDSRTLNQTYQHTNWADLNNQLLGKVQFSPRLGFNFDAKGDQSVVVRGGSGLFSGRIPFAWLGYAYYNNATNYNSVDLNNIQPSAGSTTGPKYLLNQDPNQIYAQLPASARSTTELNIIDPNFKMPQVWRSSLALDLKLPGGVRASVEGLYTKVLQDVKFENINLVDNATYFAQGPTQTPRYTGFPFPTNPIPAGNTTPVSTTKVNNGFSNAFFLTNTQQGYRYQLTGSLGKTFANVFDANVAYTYGQSKDISNGIRNSPQSNWELNPAQNVNNPGLAYSNFDLRHRVVSSLNLHHNIGDRFTAYATAVLTFASGSPFTYVYNTNPGSFFGNGQQNVQLAYIPGSAADITLVSRANSSMPYTIEASGAQYAALSSFIDNDPYLKTRRGSYAERNGARTPWNDQADVRFMLEARLGNLSPNAAGVVAAGHSIQISFDVVNVGNMLNKNWGRQYFVPNTFNSTLGTGLSQVAFADAAGNISTTYSAGTFNRPAFTYNGSPATYAIDQLASRWQGQLGLRYSF; from the coding sequence ATGCTCCCCAACCGTACTGTTTTCTTTCGTGGCCTGCTGCTCGTGCTCCTGGCCTGGACGACGACTGCCCGCGCGCAGGTAACCACCTCAGCCATAAGCGGCAAGGTGACCTCCGACAAGGGCGAAGACCTGATTGGTGTGACGGTGGTGGCCACCAACGTGCCCACCGGTACCAAGCGCGGCACCGGCACCGAGCCCGACGGCCGCTTCAGCATCCCGAACCTGGCCCCCGGCGGGCCCTACAGCGTGACGGTGACCTACGTGGGCTACAAGGAGCAGACCATCGGCGGCGTGTTCCTGACCCTGGGCAACACCACCCGCCTGAATGTGGTGCTGGTGACCGAAGCCCAGCAGCTGAACGAAGTAGTGGTGGTGGGCAACACGGAGGTCACCAAAACCGGCGCCGGCACCAACGTAGGCCGCGCGGCCATCCAGCAGCTGCCCACCATTTCGCGTAGCATCCAGGACTTCACGCGCCTCGACCCGCGCGCCTCAAACGGCTCGTTTGCCGGCACCTCGTTCCGCTACAATAACATCACCCTCGACGGGGCCGTGAACAACGACGCTATCGGCTTCTCGCCCTCGCTGGGCGGGCAGGGCGGTACCAGCGGCCTGCCCGGCAGCTCGGCCCGCGCCAACCCCATCTCGCTCGACGCCATCCAGGAAATCCAGGCCCAGGTGGCCCCCTTCGATGTGAAGCTGGGCAACTTCACCGGCGGCTCCATCAACGCCGTGACCCGCTCGGGCACCAACGACTTCCACGGCTCGGTGTACGGCTACGGCCGCAACCAGGGTATCACGGGCCGCAGCATCGACGGGGCCGATACCAAAATTGGCTCGGCCTACCACGACTACCAGACAGGCGTGCGCCTCGGGGGGGCCATCATCAAAAATAAGCTGTTCTTCTTCGGCAACTACGAAATTGCCCGCCGCAACGAGCCTCAGTTTTACGCGGCCGGCGCGCCCGGCTCGCCGGTGTCCATCGGCCTGGCCCAGGACATCACCAGCAAGCTGCAAAACACCTATGGCTACAACGTGGGCGCGTACGGCGATTACAACATTTACGCCAACAGCAACAAGCTGTTTGGCCGCCTCGACTGGAACGTGGACGATAAAACCAGCATCACGCTGCGCCACAACTACGTGAAGTCGGAAGCCACCAACCTGGAGCGCTCCAACAGCTTGTTCAAGTTTGGCTCGCAGGACTTTGTGCAGAACAACCTGCAAAACTCGACGGTGCTGGAAGTGAAGTCGAACTTCACCAACAAGCTCTCCAACAACCTGATTCTGGGCTACACCAACATCCACGACTACCGCTCGCTGCTGGGCGGGCAGGCCAGCGTGTTCCCGGCGGTGCAAATCAACAACGTGGGCCTGAACGCCAACAACGGCTACCTGGGCTCGAACCAGATTTTGCTGGGCTCCGACCGCGAGGCGAGCATCTTCAACACCCGCACGAAGACCTTCGAAATCACCGACAACCTGACCTACTACACCGGGGCCCACGCCCTGACGCTGGGCACCCACAACGAGTTGTACAAGGTTGACTACGGCTTCATCAACTCCTGGAACGGCCGCATTGAGTACAACAACGTGGCCCAGTTCCTGAACGACCAGCCGAGCCGCATCCGCGGCACTTACAACATTGCCGACAATACCTACGCCAACAACTACAACAACCCCTCGGCTTCGTTCAACATCAATTTGTACTCGGCCTACTTGCAGGACGAGTGGACGGTGAGCGACCGGTTGAAGATTTCGCCCGGCATCCGTTTCGACCTGACCTCGCTGCCCACCCCGCCGGTGCTGAATACGGCCCTGGTGAACGTTGGTGCCGTGACCGCCAATGGCGTGACGAGCACCAACGACAGCCGCACCCTGAATCAGACCTACCAACACACGAATTGGGCGGACCTGAATAATCAGTTGCTGGGCAAAGTGCAGTTCTCGCCGCGCCTGGGCTTCAACTTCGACGCCAAGGGTGACCAGAGCGTGGTGGTGCGCGGCGGCTCGGGCCTCTTTTCGGGCCGCATTCCATTCGCTTGGCTGGGCTACGCCTACTACAACAACGCAACGAATTACAACTCGGTGGATTTGAACAACATCCAGCCTAGTGCTGGCTCCACCACGGGCCCCAAGTACCTGCTCAACCAGGACCCGAACCAGATTTATGCCCAACTGCCTGCTTCGGCCCGGAGCACGACAGAGCTGAATATCATCGATCCCAACTTCAAGATGCCGCAGGTGTGGCGCTCGTCGCTGGCCCTCGACCTGAAGCTGCCCGGCGGCGTACGCGCCTCGGTAGAAGGCCTCTACACGAAGGTGTTGCAGGACGTGAAGTTTGAGAACATCAACCTGGTGGACAACGCTACCTACTTCGCCCAGGGCCCGACCCAGACGCCTCGCTACACGGGCTTCCCTTTCCCGACCAACCCGATTCCGGCTGGCAACACCACGCCGGTCTCTACGACCAAGGTGAACAACGGCTTCTCGAACGCCTTTTTCCTGACCAACACCCAGCAGGGTTACCGCTACCAGCTCACGGGCTCGCTAGGCAAAACGTTTGCCAACGTGTTTGATGCCAACGTGGCTTACACCTACGGCCAGAGCAAGGACATCAGCAACGGTATCCGCAACTCGCCCCAGAGCAACTGGGAGTTGAACCCCGCCCAGAACGTGAACAACCCCGGCCTGGCTTACTCCAACTTCGACCTGCGCCACCGCGTGGTGAGCTCCCTGAACCTGCACCACAACATCGGCGACCGGTTCACGGCCTACGCCACCGCGGTGCTGACCTTCGCCAGCGGCTCGCCGTTCACTTACGTCTACAATACCAACCCTGGCAGCTTCTTCGGCAACGGCCAGCAGAACGTACAGCTGGCCTACATCCCCGGCTCGGCCGCTGACATTACGCTGGTCTCGCGCGCCAACTCGTCGATGCCCTACACCATCGAAGCCTCCGGGGCCCAGTATGCGGCCCTGAGCAGCTTCATCGACAACGACCCGTACCTGAAAACCCGCCGCGGCTCGTATGCTGAGCGCAACGGCGCCCGCACCCCCTGGAACGACCAGGCCGACGTGCGCTTCATGCTGGAAGCCCGCCTGGGCAACCTCTCGCCCAACGCCGCCGGCGTGGTAGCTGCCGGTCACAGCATCCAGATTTCGTTCGACGTGGTGAACGTGGGCAACATGTTGAACAAGAACTGGGGCCGCCAGTACTTCGTGCCGAACACCTTCAACTCAACGCTCGGCACCGGCCTCTCGCAGGTGGCCTTCGCCGACGCCGCCGGTAATATTTCAACTACCTACAGTGCCGGCACTTTCAACCGCCCGGCTTTCACCTACAACGGTTCGCCAGCCACTTACGCCATCGACCAGCTGGCCTCGCGCTGGCAGGGGCAGCTGGGCCTGCGCTACTCGTTCTAA
- a CDS encoding YicC/YloC family endoribonuclease, producing the protein MLISMTGYGQAHRETDAYAATVELKSLNSKTLDLTLRLPRFLLPHELEIRNTITKELLRGKVNLALDFVRPTAARAAATLNKEALVAAFHELRAVAEGLGLRAGEETLLAALRLPGVVPSAADARDAEPVADDVPWAELQPLLHEALGALQQFRRDEGATLTAEILGYVATIRQQLAAVELHDPARIAHVRQRLQGHLAELTSHEQFNATRFEQEVLYYIEKLDIAEEKVRLAAHLAYFEQAAHQPDEAVGKKLAFLAQEIGREINTIGSKANDATVQHLVVGMKEELEKIKEQLNNIL; encoded by the coding sequence ATGCTTATTTCCATGACCGGCTACGGCCAGGCCCACCGCGAAACCGACGCCTACGCCGCCACCGTTGAGCTCAAATCGCTCAACTCCAAAACCCTCGACCTCACCCTGCGCCTGCCGCGCTTCCTGCTGCCGCACGAGCTCGAAATCCGCAACACCATCACCAAGGAACTGCTCCGCGGCAAGGTCAACCTCGCCCTCGACTTCGTGCGGCCCACCGCCGCCCGCGCCGCCGCCACGCTTAACAAGGAAGCCCTGGTGGCCGCCTTCCACGAGCTGCGCGCCGTGGCCGAGGGCCTGGGCCTGCGCGCCGGCGAGGAGACCCTGCTCGCCGCCCTGCGCCTGCCCGGCGTGGTGCCCAGCGCCGCCGACGCCCGCGACGCCGAACCCGTGGCCGACGACGTGCCGTGGGCCGAGCTCCAGCCGCTGCTGCACGAGGCCCTGGGGGCCCTCCAGCAGTTCCGGCGCGACGAGGGCGCCACGCTCACGGCCGAGATTCTGGGCTACGTGGCCACCATCCGCCAGCAACTGGCCGCCGTTGAGCTGCACGACCCCGCCCGCATTGCCCACGTGCGCCAGCGCTTGCAGGGCCACCTGGCCGAACTCACCAGCCACGAGCAGTTCAACGCCACCCGCTTCGAGCAGGAGGTGCTGTACTATATAGAGAAGCTCGACATTGCCGAGGAGAAGGTGCGCCTCGCTGCCCACCTCGCCTACTTCGAGCAGGCCGCCCACCAGCCCGACGAGGCCGTGGGCAAAAAGCTCGCCTTCCTGGCCCAGGAAATCGGCCGCGAAATCAACACCATCGGCTCAAAGGCCAACGACGCCACCGTGCAGCACCTGGTAGTGGGCATGAAGGAAGAATTGGAGAAAATAAAGGAACAATTGAACAACATTCTCTAG
- a CDS encoding glycosyltransferase, which yields MRILHLPKWYPHRYDDQDGDFIERHVAAIAAAAGPGAQLAVVFAAVARGPLASFIEEDIDLAGPVPTWRYYYRARPTGWGPLDQLLKLGLWLACQRRGYRAVRRHWGGAGPDLVHAHVLLRTGLAAWWLKARRGIPYLITEHWTLYLPARVAQVGWWRRLLTRAVVRRAAALHAVSQVLADALGALGARAMRTAVIANVVDANLFRPVAAGADDPDQARRLLHVAAHHDRVKNLSGVLRVVAALRPAWPGLRLRVAGYGPDEATLRRYAAELGLLADGTVVFLGKLPHAAVAAEMAQATALVSFSRAETFGVVLLEARACGRPVVATRMGSVPELFAPEGAFGLLVAPDDEAALARALAEVLAHPEQFDGARLRADAAARCSPAAVGAAFWALYAEVVS from the coding sequence ATGAGAATTCTGCACCTGCCCAAGTGGTACCCGCACCGCTACGACGATCAGGATGGCGACTTTATTGAGCGGCACGTGGCGGCCATTGCGGCGGCGGCCGGCCCGGGGGCGCAGCTGGCGGTGGTGTTTGCCGCCGTGGCGCGGGGGCCCCTGGCTAGTTTTATTGAGGAAGACATTGACCTGGCGGGTCCCGTGCCCACCTGGCGCTACTACTACCGCGCCCGCCCCACCGGCTGGGGCCCCCTCGACCAGCTGCTGAAGCTGGGCCTGTGGCTGGCCTGCCAGCGGCGCGGCTACCGGGCCGTGCGCCGCCACTGGGGCGGCGCGGGCCCCGACCTGGTGCACGCCCACGTGCTGCTGCGCACGGGCCTGGCCGCGTGGTGGCTGAAGGCGCGCCGCGGCATCCCGTACCTCATCACCGAGCACTGGACGCTGTACCTGCCGGCGCGGGTGGCGCAGGTGGGCTGGTGGCGGCGGCTGCTCACGCGGGCGGTGGTGCGGCGGGCGGCGGCCCTGCACGCCGTATCGCAGGTGCTGGCCGACGCGTTAGGGGCCCTGGGTGCCCGCGCCATGCGCACGGCCGTTATCGCCAACGTGGTGGACGCCAATTTGTTCCGGCCTGTGGCGGCCGGCGCCGACGACCCCGACCAGGCCCGCCGTCTGCTGCACGTGGCCGCCCACCACGATCGGGTGAAAAACCTCTCGGGCGTACTGCGGGTAGTAGCCGCCCTGCGCCCGGCCTGGCCCGGCCTGCGTCTGCGGGTGGCCGGCTACGGCCCCGACGAGGCCACCCTGCGCCGCTACGCCGCCGAGCTGGGCCTGCTGGCCGACGGCACGGTGGTATTTCTAGGCAAGCTGCCACACGCCGCTGTGGCGGCCGAAATGGCACAGGCCACGGCCCTTGTCTCGTTCAGTCGGGCCGAAACCTTTGGCGTGGTGCTGCTCGAAGCCCGGGCTTGCGGACGGCCGGTGGTGGCTACCCGCATGGGCAGCGTGCCCGAGCTGTTTGCGCCCGAAGGCGCCTTTGGCCTGTTGGTAGCGCCCGACGACGAGGCTGCCCTGGCCAGGGCCCTGGCCGAAGTACTGGCCCACCCCGAGCAGTTCGACGGGGCCCGCCTGCGGGCCGACGCCGCGGCCCGGTGCAGCCCCGCCGCCGTGGGTGCGGCCTTCTGGGCCCTGTACGCGGAGGTGGTTTCTTAG
- the gcvH gene encoding glycine cleavage system protein GcvH: protein MTLPTTLHYTKDHEWIRVEGDVAIVGITDHAQRELGDIVYVDIDTVDKDVAQHDVFGTVEAVKTVSDLFSPITGTVLEVNSKLADAPETVNSDPYGDGWMVKIAIANPAELEGLLSAEAYGELVGA from the coding sequence ATGACCCTGCCCACCACCCTGCACTACACCAAAGACCACGAATGGATTCGCGTGGAAGGCGACGTGGCCATCGTTGGCATCACCGACCACGCACAGCGCGAGCTGGGCGACATCGTGTACGTCGACATTGACACCGTTGACAAGGACGTGGCCCAGCACGATGTGTTCGGCACCGTGGAAGCCGTGAAAACGGTGTCCGACCTGTTCAGCCCCATCACCGGCACCGTGCTGGAGGTGAACTCCAAGCTGGCCGACGCCCCCGAGACCGTGAACTCGGACCCCTACGGCGACGGCTGGATGGTGAAAATCGCCATTGCCAACCCCGCCGAGCTCGAAGGCCTGCTCAGCGCCGAGGCCTACGGCGAGCTGGTGGGCGCTTAG